The following proteins come from a genomic window of Candidozyma auris chromosome 4, complete sequence:
- a CDS encoding ATP-dependent DNA/RNA helicase has product MNKAAEAAYVDEDCQWDSLNLDPRIIQAVDHLGFKNPTLIQSSAIPLALEERRDIIAKASTGSGKTAAYMIPILQNLLAAEQEKCVKSIVLVPTRELADQVAQFTEKLLVYSNQKVTVVNLSNNVSDQVLRSLLTNKPDILVATPGKLIQVLQENVNSKLIDLSKTRHLVIDEVDLILSYGYMEDLEQLETFLPVKTNLQTFMMSATINDDLNELKSRFCSKPAVLKLNEDESAGQKLVQYYARTTEFDKFLLTYVIYKLNLIKGKSLIFVNSIERGYRLKLFLEQFGIRCCILNSELPVNSRLHIVEEFNKNVYSLLIATDETSDFAVEEDEGDEQVEDSHNVKEGSSKKSKSKKDKEYGVSRGVDFRNVACVLNFDLPTTSRAYVHRIGRTARAGKAGMALSFVIPESEVGKHRVATLPSAKKDEKVLKKIIKQQQKNGLEINPYQFDMKQVEGFRYRSEDAFRAVTGVAIREARIAELKNELLNSDKLKRFFEENPQDLASLRHDKELHPSRVQSQLKRVPEYLLPASARAGSKKDLGFIPFTKNRVRKGGKKRKGGRKSDPLKRIR; this is encoded by the coding sequence ATGAACAAAGCTGCCGAAGCCGCCTACGTGGACGAAGATTGTCAGTGGGACTCCCTCAATCTTGATCCTCGAATCATCCAGGCCGTGGACCACTTGGGTTTCAAGAACCCGACTCTCATCCAATCCAGTGCCATCCCCCTAGCACTTGAAGAGCGCAGAGACATTATTGCCAAAGCCAGCACTGGTTCGGGTAAAACCGCTGCCTATATGATTCCCATCTTGCAAAATCTTTTAGCTGCAGAACAGGAAAAGTGTGTCAAAAGCATCGTGTTGGTTCCCACGAGAGAGCTTGCCGACCAGGTAGCCCAGTTCACAGAAAAGCTCTTGGTGTATAGTAACCAGAAAGTGACCGTCGTCAACCTTTCAAACAACGTTTCCGACCAAGTACTTCGGTCGTTGCTTACAAATAAGCCAGACATTTTGGTGGCCACTCCAGGTAAGCTCATCCAAGTTCTCCAGGAGAATGTCAACTCCAAGTTGATCGACCTCTCCAAGACAAGACATTTGGTAATTGACGAGGTCGACTTGATTCTTTCCTACGGGTATATGGAAGATTTGGAACAGCTCGAGACATTTTTGCCCGTCAAGACGAACTTGCAGACATTTATGATGTCTGCCACGATCAACGATGACCTCAACGAACTCAAGAGCCGTTTTTGCTCCAAGCCGGCGGTactcaaactcaatgaaGACGAATCTGCTGGACAAAAATTGGTCCAATATTACGCACGAACAACTGAGTTTGATAAGTTTCTTCTAACATACGTCATATACAAGTTGAATTTGATCAAGGGAAAATCTCTCATATTTGTCAACTCCATAGAGCGTGGGTACAGATTGAAATTGTTTTTGGAGCAGTTTGGTATCCGTTGTTGCATTTTGAATAGTGAGTTACCCGTGAACTCTCGTTTGCATATCGTGGAAgaattcaacaagaacgTGTACTCCTTGTTGATAGCTACAGATGAGACTAGTGATTTCGCTGtggaggaagatgaaggagatgagCAGGTTGAGGATTCTCATAACGTGAAAGAAGGCTCATCCAAGAAATCGAAATCGAAGAAAGATAAAGAGTACGGTGTTTCTCGAGGCGTTGATTTTAGAAACGTTGCTTGTGTACTCAATTTCGATTTGCCTACAACTTCCAGGGCATATGTGCACCGTATAGGAAGAACAGCTAGAGCGGGCAAGGCTGGTATGGCATTGTCATTTGTCATCCCTGAGTCTGAGGTTGGCAAGCATAGAGTTGCAACCTTGCCTTCggccaagaaggacgaaaaagttctcaagaaaatcatTAAGCAACAACAGAAAAACGGACTTGAGATCAATCCCTACCAATTTGACATGAAACAAGTGGAAGGGTTCAGGTATAGATCAGAGGACGCATTTAGAGCGGTTACCGGCGTCGCCATAAGAGAAGCACGTATTgcagagttgaagaatgagTTGCTAAATTCCGACAAATTAAAGAgattctttgaagagaacCCTCAGGATTTGGCCAGCTTGAGACACGATAAGGAGTTGCACCCGAGCAGGGTCCAGTCGCAGTTGAAGAGAGTGCCTGAATACTTACTTCCGGCCAGCGCCAGAGCAGGATCCAAGAAAGATCTTGGGTTTATCCCATTCACAAAAAATAGAGTGAGGAAAggaggaaagaagaggaaaggTGGGCGCAAGTCGGAcccattgaagagaatcaGATAA
- the YDJ1 gene encoding type I HSP40 co-chaperone YDJ1 → MVKDTKFYDLLGVSPSASDNELKKAYRKAALKYHPDKNPSPEAAEKFKELSRAYEVLSDDQKREIYDSYGEEGLNGGGPGGMGGMGADDIFSQFFGGGFGGMGGMGGASRGPSRGKDIKHSISCTLEELYKGRSAKLALNKTVLCKSCEGRGGKEGKVKQCSTCHGVGMKFVTRQMGPMIQRFQTVCDACQGTGDICDPKDRCTACKGKKTASERKILQVHIDPGMKDGQRIVFAGEGDQEPGITPGDVIFVVDEQPHAKFQRKDADLYYECEVDLLTALAGGDVSFKHVSGDYIKFSIIPGEVISPGCSRVIEKQGMPIYRSSDRGNLFIKFSVKFPEAHFASEDKLKQLESILPPRTTYAIPKGAEVDECDLSHVDPYKHSSSGRRDAYDSDEEEGAGAGPGVQCASQ, encoded by the coding sequence ATGGTCAAGGACACAAAATTCTACGACCTCTTGGGGGTCTCTCCCAGCGCCAGCGACAACGAATTGAAAAAAGCATACAGAAAAGCGGCCTTGAAATACCACCCAGATAAAAACCCTTCCCCTGAAGCGGCtgaaaagttcaaggagCTCTCGAGAGCGTACGAAGTGCTCTCAGACGAccaaaagagagaaatcTACGACTCGTACGGTGAAGAAGGCTTGAACGGCGGCGGCCCTGGTGGTATGGGCGGTATGGGCGCCGACGACATCTTCAGCCAGTTCTTTGGCGGTGGTTTTGGTGGCATGGGCGGCATGGGCGGTGCCTCCCGTGGGCCCAGCAGAGGCAAGGACATCAAACACTCCATCTCGTGCACGTTGGAGGAGTTGTACAAGGGCAGACtggccaagttggcttTGAACAAGACGGTCTTGTGTAAGTCCTGTGAGGGTCGTGGCGGTAAAGAAGGCAAGGTCAAGCAGTGTAGCACCTGTCACGGTGTGGGTATGAAGTTTGTCACCAGACAGATGGGTCCTATGATCCAGAGATTCCAGACAGTGTGTGACGCCTGTCAAGGTACTGGTGACATCTGCGACCCCAAGGACAGATGTACCGCCTGTAAGGGTAAGAAGACCGCCTCTGAGCGTAAGATCTTGCAGGTGCACATTGACCCTGGTATGAAGGATGGTCAGAGAATTGTGTTTGCCGGTGAAGGAGACCAGGAGCCAGGCATCACACCTGGTGATGTTATCTTCGTGGTGGACGAGCAGCCTCACGCCAAATTCCAGAGAAAGGACGCCGACTTGTACTACGAGTGCGAGGTGGACTTGTTGACTGCCTTGGCTGGTGGTGATGTCTCGTTCAAGCACGTTTCGGGTGACTACATCAAGTTTTCCATCATTCCAGGAGAGGTGATCTCCCCAGGATGCTCTCGTGTCATTGAGAAACAAGGTATGCCTATCTACAGATCTAGCGACAGAGGTAACTTGTTCATCAAATTCTCTGTGAAATTCCCCGAGGCCCACTTTGCTTCTGaagacaagttgaagcagttGGAGTCTATCTTGCCTCCAAGAACTACTTACGCCATTCCTAAGGGCGCCGAGGTGGACGAGTGTGACTTGTCCCACGTCGACCCATACAAgcacagcagcagcggcagaAGAGATGCATATGACtctgacgaggaggagggCGCCGGTGCCGGTCCTGGTGTCCAGTGTGCCTCTCAGTAA
- the COQ3 gene encoding hexaprenyldihydroxybenzoate methyltransferase, which produces MFRSFRPRQKDEVSHFNALASSWWDVDGPQRILHKMNLVRMDFFTDMIRSHLKLNQGIDDPEEQVYLPPFNVNILPKLVRTRILQEQEARRDEILNARRLRALDVGCGGGIFAESLARLPYVESVKGIDLSPDVLAAAEWHKKSDPALQEKLTYELQAVGDLAPEEKYDVVTAFEMLEHVPYPAEVLNELFKRVETGGWIFLSTINRDFVSWFTTIFVAEKVIKVVPKGTHVLEKYINESEIRDWLAQSEHANYFKHIKSKGSIYLPACGWSLTDQPGVGNYFMAFQKVR; this is translated from the exons ATGTTCAGATCGTTTAGACCACGCCAAA AGGATGAAGTGTCCCACTTCAACGCGTTGGCTTCGTCATGGTGGGATGTGGACGGCCCACAGCGAATTCTTCACAAGATGAACTTGGTCAGGATGGATTTCTTCACCGACATGATTCGGCTGCACCTCAAACTCAACCAGGGAATAGACGATCCCGAAGAACAAGTCTACTTACCGCCATTCAATGTGAATATCCTCCCAAAGCTCGTGAGAACCCGTATTCTCCAAGAACAAGAGGCCAGAAGAGATGAGATCCTCAATGCTAGGAGATTGCGTGCTCTTGACGTTGGATGTGGAGGCGGGATTTTCGCTGAGTCCTTGGCCAGGCTCCCGTACGTGGAACTGGTGAAGGGCATCGACTTGTCTCCAGATGTCCTTGCAGCCGCTGAGTGGCATAAGAAGCTGGACCCTGCATTGCAAGAGAAACTAACGTACGAGCTCCAGGCAGTAGGGGACCTTGCACCAGAAGAGAAATATGACGTCGTAACTGCGTTTGAGATGCTCGAGCACGTTCCTTACCCAGCAGAAGTACTCAatgaactcttcaagagagTTGAGACAGGAGGATGGATTTTTCTATCCACAATAAACAGAGATTTTGTCAGCTGGTTCACCACCATCTTCGTGGCAGAAAAAGTCATAAAAGTTGTGCCCAAGGGTACCCACGTCCTTGAAAAGTACATCAATGAGTCCGAGATCAGAGACTGGCTAGCACAGAGCGAGCACGCCAACTACTTCAAGCATATCAAAAGCAAAGGCAGCATCTACTTGCCAGCTTGCGGATGGAGTTTGACTGACCAGCCAGGCGTGGGGAACTACTTCATGGCATTTCAGAAAGTACGTTGA
- the SEC12 gene encoding GTPase-activating protein SED4, whose amino-acid sequence MSAKRAAELNTGYPIFGIKFLDNKTVLAVGGGGEGKNGIPNKITAVKCSLKVADKNRRLQKYREITLPQNEDSPMCVETTRSSGDDGFTHSIFVGCNQSSALIKNMNVNNNLRKYGFTEEEHLKFLDAVQFDHTVSAESIGTYPKLISLSPESEVGAFMTSSDPSDVYIYRPDSLELVAKVRSSSAGEIRDLQVSPHDGGRFSCLVTSSSVEVINNGDGSVVSVSSQKADKKSQKILAKYSLSKVRFFKNDTVVITASLRSGKGSAILRYDITNHKVISEARILKKNAIVVALDISLAQNLVAVAHNDITVTLIRLSDFKILSTIPKLHQFAITSLSFSPSGTKLATGSASQTLNVMPIPPNYAAGSSLMWSFFKFLMFIFVIFAGVILQQGLQAGQLDPYIDMIEQHIGPIDHYVELTKKHGGNFMIKAQEYGVVAAELSQKYGSEYLDKAQIYGKIGYEVLKEKSAYGIDLIKEKMNKDKPDDQENTKPYFTMSAWEDNPENLVETETATTANIPNDTLNDIVSEVTKDVDHLTNVDGEIDRSSIIEEAVQLDTDVSFKVSAETVTLEDAQESHSTESVGGSEISEIIDTISEGASSFATQTASSVFPDKDLDNFSESSASIEDDDNSSLTTEEQNVADSDVSTQSVQETTSNEDIRTSSDVFVEVEPEMVNENSASYSSVEPEETTAFEAAANGSVEQPSTEVTQAESTKSEQLSSVESVSIIAELFSETTHEESDISATSLTKEHTSSSTFVEGPSTSSESVPEIVDERWVDDSTPFLENDTSSLIDEKSASTSQEFDLSSEEEASVAEPAAETTDTVDFTETVEVEKSDTKISVTEGSSESQVPSLETSSSATLEASSRASDSPAKSEAKSDSTTSRNSDTSVSPESASSSASSETASESPATATSSAPSTSSAPTTSSSAVTNSVESSEVTKSSSTTSATTSLPSATTAHDEL is encoded by the coding sequence ATGTCCGCCAAAAGAGCCGCCGAATTGAATACGGGATACCCGATATTTGGCATCAAGTTTCTCGACAATAAGACCGTTTTGGCCGTCGGTGGCGGAGGTGAGGGCAAAAACGGCATTCCAAACAAAATCACCGCTGTCAAGTGCAGCCTAAAAGTTGCAGACAAGAATAGAAGATTACAGAAGTACAGAGAAATCACTTTGCCTCAGAATGAAGACTCTCCCATGTGCGTGGAGACAACGAGATCCTCGGGAGACGACGGGTTCACTCACTCCATTTTTGTTGGCTGCAACCAATCATCTGCATTGATCAAAAACATGAATgtgaacaacaacttgagaaaATACGGTTTcaccgaagaagagcacttgaagtttttggacGCAGTGCAGTTTGACCACACTGTTCTGGCTGAGTCGATTGGCACTTATCCAAAGTTGATCAGCTTGTCCCCTGAAAGTGAGGTTGGTGCCTTCATGACATCGCTGGACCCTTCCGATGTGTATATTTATAGGCCAGACTCTCTTGAGTTGGTGGCCAAGGTTCGTTCATCCAGTGCGGGCGAAATCAGAGACCTTCAGGTGAGCCCTCATGATGGAGGGAGGTTTCTGTGCTTAGTTACTTCTTCCTCAGTGGAGGTGATCAACAATGGGGACGGCAGCGTGGTGTCAGTTTCCTCACAAAAAGCCGATAAAAAATCGCAAAAaatcttggccaagtatAGTTTGTCCAAAGTTCGctttttcaagaacgaTACCGTTGTCAtcactgcttctttgagatCAGGCAAAGGTTCAGCGATCCTACGCTACGACATCACCAATCACAAAGTAATAAGCGAGGCCcgcattttgaagaagaatgccaTTGTTGTTGCATTGGACATTTCTTTGGCGCAGAATCTTGTTGCAGTGGCCCATAATGATATTACTGTGACATTAATTAGATTGTCTGACTTTAAAATCCTTTCGACGATACCCAAATTGCATCAGTTTGCTATTACAagcttgagtttttcaCCCAGTGGCACCAAATTAGCTACCGGCAGtgcttctcaaactttGAACGTCATGCCCATCCCGCCTAACTATGCAGCCGGTTCCTCATTAATGTGgtcatttttcaaattcctAATGTTTAtttttgtcatttttgCTGGTGttattttgcagcaagGACTTCAGGCCGGCCAGCTTGATCCTTACATCGACATGATCGAACAGCACATAGGCCCTATTGATCATTACGTCGAACTCACTAAAAAACATGGAGGCAATTTCATGATCAAGGCTCAAGAATACGGTGTAGTGGCAGCTGAGTTGTCGCAGAAGTACGGTAGTGAGTATCTTGATAAAGCGCAAATCTACGGGAAAATTGGGTACGAAGTTCTTAAGGAGAAGTCAGCATATGGAATTGATTtaatcaaggagaagatgaacAAGGATAAGCCAGATGACCAAGAGAACACCAAGCCGTACTTCACAATGAGTGCATGGGAAGACAACCCAGAGAATTTAGTGGAAACAGAGACCGCAACAACTGCAAACATCCCCAATGACACACTCAATGATATTGTGTCGGAGGTCACCAAGGATGTTGACCACCTCACTaatgttgatggtgaaaTTGACAGAAGCTCCATTATTGAAGAGGCTGTGCAGCTTGACACAGATGTAAGTTTCAAGGTGTCTGCAGAGACTGTGACTTTGGAGGACGCTCAAGAGAGTCATTCAACTGAGAGTGTTGGTGGATCTGAAATCAGTGAAATCATAGATACTATAAGTGAAGGTGCCTCCTCCTTCGCTACTCAGACTGCATCCTCTGTTTTTCCAGATAAGGACCTTGACAACTTTTCGGAAAGTTCTGCTTCcattgaggatgatgataaTTCATCTCTCACTACGGAAGAGCAGAATGTCGCTGATTCTGATGTGTCTACACAGTCAGTGCAAGAGACGACTTCAAACGAAGATATCCGAACCTCGAGTGAcgtctttgttgaggtCGAGCCTGAGATGGTAAATGAGAATTCTGCATCTTATTCTTCGGTAGAACCAGAGGAGACCACGGCTTTCGAAGCAGCTGCAAACGGTTCAGTTGAGCAGCCCAGTACCGAGGTGACTCAAGCAGAGTCAACAAAATCAGAGCAGCTAAGCTCGGTGGAGTCTGTGAGTATTATTGCCGAGCTTTTTTCGGAAACGACTCACGAAGAATCCGACATCAGTGCGACTAGCTTGACGAAAGAACATACATCGTCTTCAACTTTTGTCGAAGGTCCAAGCACGTCATCTGAGTCGGTGCCtgaaattgttgatgagcGTTGGGTGGATGATTCGACTCCATTCTTGGAGAATGACACGTCATCTTTGATCGACGAAAAAAGTGCACTGACTTCTCAAGAATTTGACCTTTCatctgaggaagaggcgTCAGTCGCCGAGCCAGCTGCTGAGACAACAGACACAGTAGACTTCACCGAGACTGTCGAAGTGGAGAAATCAGATACCAAAATTTCTGTGACTGAAGGGTCCAGTGAATCGCAAGTGCCAAGCCTTGAGACTCTGTCTTCTGCCACTTTAGAAGCTTCATCTAGAGCATCAGACTCCCCTGCCAAATCTGAGGCTAAATCGGATTCTACAACCTCTAGGAATTCTGATACCTCAGTGTCCCCAGAAAGTGCCTCGTCGAGTGCATCTTCGGAGACTGCTTCTGAATCTCCTGCAACTGCAACTTCCTCAGCTCCCtcgacttcttcagctcctacaacttcttcatctgcaGTGACCAACTCTGTAGAGTCCTCAGAAGTCACCAAACTGTCCTCCACAACATCTGCAACTACCTCATTACCCAGCGCTACAACAGCACATGACGAACTTTAA
- the RAD18 gene encoding E3 ubiquitin-protein ligase RAD18: MSHKHSDPSDWKATKLPKLAQLDSLQRCLICKDFLKAPVITSCNHTFCSHCIRQHLMAESSCPLCKTEQFESNLKRNILLEEIVLCYERLRPDLLEQLKSEEQTPHVEETKEADLEIIEVPDEESPQVNPTNGNPELVQCPVCSQSMSADFLQRSHLDDCLNGKSTKVPPPRVSTAPKRSKGISSFFQPRKRQDVNHSSFYFSQPEKHHHEIKKIPKIDFGSLATPKLKEKLSQLKLPTSGTRSQLELRYNHYYVLHNSNSDSSHPESDLALRQKLMQWEKSHAAFSSAATSGGLFADSLSHKSITDKDFPVGLWLEKNRNTYKRLIRAARATNKKKADKEGIEMDVGTESGDGSHNTKEFVEQTTNEKIDEKKKEEAEQVGVKEENAEFDFSQSTLFIPQ; this comes from the coding sequence ATGAGCCACAAGCACTCGGACCCGTCAGACTGGAAAGCGACAAAGCTACCGAAGCTTGCCCAGTTGGACTCTCTCCAGCGGTGTCTCATTTGTAAGGACTTTCTCAAGGCGCCAGTGATCACCTCGTGCAACCACACATTCTGCTCCCACTGCATTCGCCAGCATCTAATGGCCGAAAGTCTGTGTCCTCTTTGTAAAACAGAGCAATTCGAGAGCAATTTAAAGAGGAATATActcttggaggagattGTGCTATGCTATGAAAGGCTACGAccagatcttcttgagcaactAAAGAGTGAAGAGCAAACACCACATGTGGAAGAAACCAAGGAGGCAGATTTGGAGATTATCGAGGTTCCAGACGAAGAAAGTCCACAAGTAAATCCCACCAATGGAAATCCAGAGTTAGTGCAGTGTCCCGTGTGTAGCCAGAGCATGAGTGCTGactttctccaaagaagccattTGGACGATTGCCTTAACGGTAAAAGCACCAAAGTGCCTCCTCCAAGAGTGTCAACGGCACCAAAAAGACTGAAAGGGATCTCGTCGTTCTTCCAGCCCCGCAAGCGCCAGGATGTGAACCACTCGTCGTTCTACTTTTCGCAACCCGAGAAGCACCACcatgaaatcaagaaaatccCCAAAATAGACTTTGGCTCCCTTGCGACGCCCAagttgaaagaaaaattaaGTCAGTTGAAGCTCCCGACGTCAGGAACCCGGTCTCAGCTCGAGCTCAGGTACAACCATTACTACGTGTTGCACAACTCGAACCTGGACAGTTCACACCCAGAAAGCGACTTGGCACTTAGACAGAAACTTATGCAGTGGGAAAAGTCACACGCGGCCTTTTCATCGGCTGCTACTTCTGGTGGCTTGTTTGCTGACTCCTTGAGTCACAAGTCCATAACAGATAAAGACTTCCCCGTGGGACTTTGGCTTGAGAAGAATAGAAATACGTATAAGCGGTTGATCCGCGCGGCAAGGGCGACTaacaagaaaaaggccGACAAAGAGGGTATAGAGATGGATGTGGGCACCGAGAGTGGCGATGGGAGTCACAATACCAAGGAGTTTGTTGAGCAAACTACAAATGAAAAAATcgatgaaaagaagaaggaggaagcagaGCAAGTTGGAGTCAAGGAGGAGAATGCTGAGTTTGATTTCTCTCAGAGTACTCTCTTCATTCCCCAATAA
- the SRV2 gene encoding adenylate cyclase-binding protein: MPPQGPAEENQLNVQGYNIVTILKRLEAATCRLEDITIFQEEANKAKPLTRDAVSDALSAPSSTNISESTSAITDPPAAKALSEASAPAKFVTVFDEFIKSNIVPFVDLSNAIDAIVGSAAQELHDAFVEQAKFLGIVAHTRKPALGDQNLNNAVAPINARIEAITTLKDQNRRSNFFNHLNTISEGAPVLGWIVSDTPLSYIPEFKDSAQFWSNRVMKEYKDKDNKHVDWVKAFLSIFDGLRAYVKEYHSTGLAWNPRGATLGESLAAALAGATDTKKAASSSGGAAPPPPPPAPPANLFDDVEKPKEATSSSSGGLKAVFNDLNKGENITAGLKKVDKSQMTHKNPSLRQQGVIKKPTPPKKPTSLSSPSGTVKKTVKPPRVELVDGAKWIVENLTAENTKEPVVIDAEMQHSVFIGNTDSVTIQINGKGNAVSLSETKNTGVVVHSLISGIDVIKSVKFGLQVTGVVPLITIDKSDEGNIYLSQESIDNDSSVVTSNTTAVNINVPTEEDYNELPVPEQLQHFFRNGKLVSEVVEHAG; encoded by the coding sequence ATGCCTCCACAAGGACCCGCAGAGGAAAACCAGCTCAATGTGCAGGGCTACAACATTGTCACCATCTTAAAACGTTTGGAGGCAGCTACTTGCCGCTTGGAAGATATCACTATCTTCCAGGAGGAGGCCAACAAAGCGAAGCCATTGACCCGTGATGCTGTCTCTGACGCGTTGTCCGCTCCGTCGCTGACCAACATTTCCGAAAGCACTAGCGCTATTACTGATCCACCTGCTGCGAAGGCTCTCTCTGAGGCTTCTGCGCCGGCAAAGTTTGTTACAGTTTTTGACGAATTCATCAAGTCCAACATTGTGCCATTTGTGGACCTTTCCAATGCCATTGATGCCATTGTGGGCTCTGCAGCACAAGAGTTGCATGATGCATTTGTCGAACAGGCAAAGTTTTTGGGGATCGTTGCCCACACTAGAAAGCCAGCGTTAGGGGACCAGAACTTGAACAATGCTGTGGCTCCTATCAATGCTCGTATTGAGGCTATCACCACATTGAAGGACCAGAACCGTCGttccaatttcttcaatcaCTTAAACACCATTAGTGAAGGTGCTCCTGTGTTGGGGTGGATCGTTTCTGACACGCCTCTCTCGTATATTCCCGAATTCAAAGACAGTGCTCAATTTTGGTCAAACCGTGTGATGAAGGAGTACAAGGACAAAGACAACAAACATGTCGACTGGGTCAAGGCATTTTTGTCTATTTTTGACGGTTTGCGTGCATATGTAAAAGAGTACCACTCTACTGGCCTCGCATGGAACCCTCGAGGAGCCACTTTGGGTGAATCTTTGGCAGCTGCACTTGCTGGCGCAACCGACACCAAGAAGGCTGCCTCTTCTAGCGGTGGTGCTgcaccacctccaccaccacctgCTCCACCGGCCAACCTTTTCGACGATGTGGAAAAGCCAAAGGAGGCGACTTCCTCTTCTAGTGGCGGCTTGAAAGCTGttttcaacgacttgaacaaggGTGAGAACATTACCGCTGGCCTCAAGAAAGTTGACAAGTCCCAAATGACACATAAAAACCCGTCTTTGAGACAACAGGGAGTCATCAAGAAACCCACGcctccaaagaagccaacCAGCTTGTCATCTCCAAGCGGTACAGTCAAAAAGACGGTCAAGCCTCCACGTGTGGAGCTTGTTGACGGTGCCAAGTGGATCGTAGAAAACTTGACCGCGGAGAATACTAAAGAGCCTGTGGTGATTGACGCTGAGATGCAACACTCAGTTTTCATTGGCAACACCGACAGTGTCACTATTCAAATCAACGGTAAGGGCAATgctgtttctttgtctGAGACCAAGAATACTGGTGTGGTGGTACACTCGTTGATCTCTGGAATTGACGTCATCAAGTCCGTGAAGTTCGGCTTGCAGGTCACGGGTGTTGTGCCTCTTATCACCATCGACAAGTCCGATGAAGGCAACATTTATCTATCGCAAGAGTCTATCGACAATGACAGTTCGGTGGTAACAAGCAACACTACGGCGGTCAACATCAACGTGCCTACCGAAGAGGACTACAACGAGTTACCAGTTCCCGAACAATTACAGCACTTCTTCAGAAACGGCAAGCTTGTAAGTGAGGTTGTTGAGCACGCTGGTTAA
- the HCH1 gene encoding Hch1p, producing MVVHNPNNWHWVDKNCLPWTKDYLSEKVVNTTFEDDAYLLKVTEVTTVSGDCDVTQRKGKVLCIYDMKLRFAVEGTKKDEEESSFTGSVALDEFFHDQDDDEYVFGVEGDNASHIKKHLVPLIKAKLVKFQADLIDAHEKDVQHSTGH from the exons ATGGTTGTCCACAACCCTAACAACTG GCATTGGGTCGACAAAAACTGTCTTCCTTGGACAAAGGACTATCTCAGTGAAAAGGTGGTGAACACCACTTTTGAAGACGATGCATACTTGCTTAAGGTCACTGAAGTGACCACGGTGTCGGGTGACTGTGATGTCACCCAGAGGAAGGGCAAGGTTTTGTGTATTTACGACATGAAGCTCCGATTTGCCGTCGAAGGTACCAAGAaggacgaagaagagagctcCTTCACTGGCTCTGTCGCTTTGGATGAGTTCTTCCATGACCAAGACGACGATGAGTACGTTTTTGGCGTGGAAGGTGACAATGCCTCCCATATCAAAAAGCACTTGGTACCTttgatcaaggccaagCTCGTGAAGTTCCAGGCTGATTTGATCGACGCCCATGAAAAGGACGTACAACACTCCACAGGTCATTAG